From one Oncorhynchus keta strain PuntledgeMale-10-30-2019 chromosome 30, Oket_V2, whole genome shotgun sequence genomic stretch:
- the LOC118363221 gene encoding polyadenylate-binding protein 1A-like: protein MNSLYVGDLHQNVTEADLNEMFSEAGPIFSVRLCRDRDTHRSLGYAYVNFYQQDDADRALLMFSNDMLEGRYLRIMRSDPDCTLRKSGVGNIFIKNLDKKSITNKNLYETFSAFGDIYSSKVVCDENGHSKGYGYIQYKTQEAADRAIEKLNGMLMDNEKVFLEHFKSRKEREEVLGAKAREFTNVFVKNLGRDTNDEKLIELFGKYGPTVSVKVMKDDNGKSSGFGFVCFERHEDAQRAVNEMNRKELNGRLIYVGRAQKKAERQTLLKLKFGQKKPDPKAKYRGVNLFVKNLDDAFDDHRLRKEFSAFGTIISAKVMTESGRSKGFGFVSLSSPEEATKAVTEMNGRIVGTKPLYVALAQSKEQRQQYLADRYKQRMVSVMAVPNPIINSYQPPVPQAQSHAAAYYFSNQLAPLSSSPGMMTVERIATQALGQRPHHPASADAATAMSKPQYKYMWNSTFAAGEGLRNNSAPHGSPY from the exons ATGAATTCTTTGTATGTTGGTGACCTCCACCAAAATGTCACCGAGGCAGACCTAAACGAGATGTTTAGTGAGGCTGGACCAATCTTTTCTGTTCGTTTATGTAGGGATCGGGATACACATCGTTCCCTCGGGTACGCCTACGTTAACTTTTATCAGCAAGACGATGCTGATCGTGCCCTGCTCATGTTCAGCAATGATATGCTCGAAGGAAGATATCTACGCATCATGAGGTCTGATCCTGACTGTACCCTGAGGAAGAGTGGGGTGGGAAACATCTTCATCAAGAACCTGGACAAGAAGTCTATAACAAACAAAAACCTGTACGAGACCTTCTCAGCATTTGGAGACATCTACTCTAGCAAGGTAGTTTGTGACGAGAATGGCCATTCCAAAGGTTATGGTTATATTCAGTACAAGACCCAGGAGGCTGCTGATAGAGCCATCGAGAAATTAAATGGCATGTTAATGGATAACGAAAAAGTGTTTCTCGAGCACTTTAAGTCACGCAAAGAGCGAGAGGAGGTGCTTGGAGCCAAGGCCAGAGAGTTCACTAACGTGTTTGTCAAGAACCTTGGCAGAGACACGAACGATGAGAAACTGATTGAGCTTTTTGGAAAATATGGACCAACCGTTAGTGTCAAGGTTATGAAAGACGATAACGGGAAGTCGAGTGGGTTCGGTTTTGTTTGCTTCGAGAGGCATGAGGATGCACAGAGAGCCGTGAACGAGATGAACAGGAAGGAGCTAAACGGGAGGCTGATATATGTAGGCCGCGCACAGAAGAAAGCCGAGCGCCAGACGTTGCTGAAACTCAAGTTTGGGCAGAAGAAGCCTGACCCCAAGGCCAAATACAGAGGTGTAAATCTCTTTGTAAAGAACCTGGATGATGCCTTTGATGATCACCGTTTAAGGAAGGAGTTTTCTGCATTCGGAACAATCATCAGCGCCAAGGTGATGACGGAGAGCGGGCGCAGCAAAGGCTTTGGCTttgtttccctctcctcccccgagGAGGCCACCAAGGCTGTGACGGAGATGAATGGCCGTATTGTGGGAACCAAGCCGCTTTACGTGGCCCTGGCTCAGAGCAAGGAACAGCGGCAACAATACCTGGCAGACCGGTACAAGCAGAGGATGGTCAGTGTCATGGCAGTACCCAACCCCATCATCAACTCCTACCAGCCTCCTGTTCCACAG GCCCAGTCCCATGCAGCTGCCTACTACTTCAGCAACCAACTAGCTCCGCTGAGTTCCAGCCCTGGCATGATGACCGTTGAGCGGATAGCAACTCAGGCCTTGGGCCAGCGCCCACATCATCCTGCCAGTGCAGATGCAGCCACTGCCATGAGCAAGCCTCAGTACAAGTATATGTG GAATTCAACATTCGCAGCTGGCGAAGGCTTACGCAATAACTCTGCTCCCCACGGCAGTCCATATTGA